From the genome of Chanos chanos chromosome 5, fChaCha1.1, whole genome shotgun sequence, one region includes:
- the npc1 gene encoding NPC intracellular cholesterol transporter 1: MQQQPERKSIFWLLCLFIVLSETQNQWVQAQHCVWYGECGESVLVPGKRYNCNYTGPPIPLPEEGHDLLLELCPGFDYGNRSLCCDVQQLQTLKNSLQLPLQFLSRCPACFYNLMSLFCELTCSPRQSQFLNPTDFSPDPAHNKSNVKELSYYISNRFANAMYNACKDVQAPSSNVKALSLLCGRDASECTPTNWIQYMFDPNNGQAPFAIDPVFTDVPVSEKTPMDNQTYGCTEALEDGSGPCSCQDCSQACGPKPVAPPVPPPWTILGQDAMVVIMWLSYVAFLFLFIGTILGTWCYRKRRIMSEYGPIQDSNLPHSINNDPVDPAHATCCETVGERFESALRQLFSHWGSLCVRHPLPVILSSLVLVASCSAGLVYMQVTTDPVQLWSSPSSQARQEKDYFDSHFGPFYRTEQLIITTVNGSWDTFQPNMGPDVPFGPPLAKDILHQVLDLQTDIENLEAKYDGQTVKLKDICLAPLAPYNDNCTILSVLNYYQNSHQVLDHIIQDEFLVYADYHSHFLYCVSAPASLNDTGPLHDPCLGTYGGPIFPWLVLGGYDGTNYNNATALVITFPVNNYLNDTEKIGKALAWEKEFISFVKNYSNPNITISFSAERSIEDEIDRESNSDIATIVISYIIMFVYISLALGHIHSFRRILVDSKVSLGIAGILIVLSSVACSLGIFSYAGVPLTLIVIEVIPFLVLAVGVDNIFIIVQTYQRDVRMPQEELHQQIGRILGDVAPSMFLSSFSETVAFFLGALSNMPAVRTFSLFAGLAVFIDFLLQVSCFVSLLGLDVKRQESNRLDILCCVKLSEGQEEKTDGLLFRFFKKVYAPFVLTDWMRPLVVAVFVGILSFSIAVTNKVEIGLDQTLSMPDDSYVLDYFRNMSKYLHTGAPVYFVVEDGHDYRTLEGQNAVCGGVGCNNDSLVQQVYSASLISDYTRIAFTPSSWLDDYFDWVKPQSTCCRYYNTTGAFCNASVVDKSCIHCRPMTASGKKRPTGEDFMKFLPMFLMDNPNPKCGKGGHAAYSTAVDLKGNVTDVGATYFMTYHTILQSSADFIDAMKMARELADNITHSMELEGKGYKVFPYSVFYVFYEQYLTIAHDTAFNLGVSLAAIFVVSTILLGFELWSAILVCLTIAMILVNMFGVMWIWGISLNAVSLVNLVMSCGISVEFCSHIVRAFSISTKSTRVERAQDALAHMGSSVFSGITLTKFGGILILALSKSQIFQIFYFRMYLAIVLLGAAHGLIFLPVLLSYAGPSVNKAKVAAAHERFVGTERERLLKF, translated from the exons ATGCAGCAACAACCTGAAAGAAAATCAATCTTTTGGCTGCTGTGTCTCTTTATAGTATTATCTGAGACACAAAATCAATGG gtCCAAGCACAGCATTGTGTGTGGTATGGAGAATGTGGGGAGTCGGTGCTGGTCCCTGGGAAAAGGTATAACTGTAACTACACGGGTCCTCCCATCCCTCTACCGGAGGAAGGTCATGACCTGCTACTG gagCTGTGTCCAGGCTTTGACTATGGGAACAGGAGCCTGTGTTGTGATGTTCAGCAGTTGCAGACCCTCAAAAATAGTCTTCAGTTACCTCTTCAGTTCTTATCCAG GTGTCCAGCATGCTTCTACAACCTCATGAGCCTGTTCTGTGAGCTGACTTGTAGTCCCAGGCAAAGCCAGTTCCTCAACCCCACAGATTTTTCCCCAGACCCAGCTCACAACAAGAGCAATGTCAAAGAGCTCAGTTACTACATCAGCAACAGGTTCGCTAACG CCATGTACAATGCCTGCAAGGATGTACAGGCTCCATCCAGCAATGTCAAAGCCTTGTCTTTGCTGTGTGGGCGGGACGCCAGCGAATGCACACCCACCAACTGGATCCAGTATATGTTCGACCCCAACAATGGACAGGCACCATTTGCTATTGATCCCGTTTtcacag acgTGCCTGTGTCTGAGAAGACCCCCATGGATAACCAGACGTACGGCTGTACAGAGGCTCTTGAGGATGGGTCTGGACCCTGCTCCTGTCAGGACTGCAGTCAAGCCTGTGGGCCCAAACCTGTGGCCCCGCCCGTCCCTCCACCCTGGACCATCCTGGGCCAGGACGCCATGGTCGTCATCATGTGGCTGTCCTACGTggccttcctcttcctcttcatcggCACCATTCTTGGAACCTGGTGCTACAG aAAGAGAAGGATCATGTCTGAATATGGCCCCATACAAGACAGCAACCTTCCACATTCAATCAACAATGACCCAGTTGACCCAG CTCACGCCACGTGCTGCGAGACTGTCGGCGAGCGTTTCGAGAGCGCCCTCCGTCAGCTATTCAGCCACTGGGGCTCTCTGTGCGTGCGCCATCCGCTGCCCGTGATCCTGTCCAGTCTGGTTTTGGTGGCCAGCTGTTCGGCGGGTCTGGTCTACATGCAGGTGACCACGGACCCGGTGCAACTGTGGTCCTCCCCCTCCAGCCAGGCCCGGCAGGAGAAGGACTACTTTGATAGCCACTTTGGGCCGTTCTACCGTACTGAACAACTCATCATCACCACTGTCAATGGGTCCTGGGACACCTTCCAGCCGAACATGGGGCCTGACGTGCCCTTTGGACCCCCTTTGGCCAAAGACATTCTCCACCAG GTGTTGGATCTGCAGACCGACATTGAGAATCTGGAGGCCAAGTATGACGGGCAGACGGTGAAACTGAAGGACATCTGTTTGGCTCCTCTGGCACCTTATAATGACAACTGTACCATACTGAGCGTGCTCAACTACTACCAGAACAGCCACCAGGTTCTCGACCACATCATCCAAGATGAGTTCTTGGTCTATGCAGACTACCACAGTCACTTCCTCTACTGTGTGAG TGCCCCGGCATCACTGAACGACACAGGCCCCTTACATGACCCCTGTCTGGGCACCTATGGAGGGCCAATCTTTCCCTGGTTGGTTCTCGGGGGCTACGACG GCACAAACTACAACAACGCCACAGCGCTCGTTATCACTTTCCCTGTCAACAACTACCtgaatgacacagagaaaataggCAAGGCTCTGGCctgggagaaaga GTTCATCAGCTTTGTGAAGAACTACAGTAATCCAAACATCACTATATCCTTCAGCGCCGAGCGAAGCATCGAGGATGAGATCGACCGCGAGAGCAACAGCGACATTGCTACCATTGTCATCAGTTACATCATCATGTTCGTCTACATCTCCCTGGCCCTGGGACACATCCACAGCTTCCGGAGAATTCTG GTGGACTCTAAGGTGTCTCTGGGCATCGCGGGCATTCTCATCGTCCTGAGCTCGGTGGCATGTTCTCTTGGCATCTTCAGCTACGCTGGTGTACCCCTCACCCTCATCGTCATCGAGGTCATCCCCTTCCTTGTCCTGGCCGTGGGCGTGGACAACATCTTCATCATCGTGCAGACTTATCAG AGGGACGTGCGCATGCCTCAGGAAGAGCTCCACCAGCAGATTGGCCGTATCCTTGGAGACGTGGCCCCCAGCATGtttctttcctccttctctgAGACTGTGGCCTTCTTTCTGG GTGCGCTGTCCAACATGCCCGCTGTGAGGACGTTCTCTCTCTTCGCCGGCCTGGCCGTTTTTATCGACTTCCTGCTACAAGTCAGCTGCTTCGTCTCACTGCTGGGTCTGGACGTAAAGAGGCAAGAG AGCAACCGTTTGGACATCCTCTGCTGTGTGAAACTGTCTGAGGGccaagaggagaagacagatgGATTGCTATTCCGTTTCTTCAAGAAGGTCTACGCGCCCTTTGTTCTGACAGACTGGATGCGCCCTCTGGTG gtggctgtgtttgtgggtaTCCTTTCCTTCAGCATAGCAGTAACTAATAAAGTTGAGATCGGACTGGACCAGACGCTCTCCATGCCTGAT GATTCGTATGTGCTGGACTATTTCCGGAACATGAGTAAGTACCTGCACACGGGGGCTCCTGTCTACTTTGTGGTGGAGGACGGCCACGATTACCGGACCCTGGAGGGACAGAACgctgtgtgtggaggggtgggcTGTAACAATGACTCTCTGGTCCAGCAAGTCTACTCAGCATCTCTCATCAGTGACTA CACTAGGATTGCTTTTACGCCCTCCTCTTGGCTAGATGATTACTTTGACTGGGTGAAACCTCAGTCTACCTGCTGCAGATATTACAACACTACCGGAGCATTCTGCAACGCCTCAG TGGTGGACAAGTCCTGCATTCACTGCAGACCCATGACGGCCAGTGGGAAGAAGAGACCGACTGGAGAGGACTTCATGAAGTTCCTGCCCATGTTCCTTATGGATAATCCCAACCCCAAATGTgggaaagg tGGTCACGCTGCCTATAGCACTGCGGTGGACCTCAAAGGGAACGTCACGGACGTGGGAGCTACGTACTTCATGACTTACCACACCATCCTGCAGAGCTCGGCAGACTTCATAGACGCCATGAAGATGGCTAGAGAGCTCGCAGACAACATCACGCACTCTATGGAACTGGAGGGGAAAGGCTATAAAGTCTTCCCCTACAG cgtGTTCTACGTTTTCTATGAGCAGTACCTCACCATTGCCCATGACACGGCCTTTAACCTTGGTGTGTCCTTGGCGGCCATCTTTGTGGTGTCGACGATTCTGCTGGGTTTTGAGCTGTGGTCAGCCATACTGGTGTGTCTTACCATCGCTATGATCCTGGTCAACATGTTCGGGGTGATGTGGATCTGGGGCATTAGCCTCAATGCCGTATCACTGGTCAACCTGGTCATG agctGTGGTATATCAGTGGAGTTCTGCAGTCATATTGTGCGGGCTTTCTCCATCAGCACCAAGAGCACTCGGGTGGAGCGCGCTCAGGATGCGCTGGCTCACATGGGCAGCTCG GTGTTCAGTGGCATTACTCTGACCAAATTTGGAGGGATCCTCATCCTGGCTCTTTCCAAGTCCCAGATATTTCAGATCTTTTACTTCCGCATGTATCTGGCCATAGTGCTGCTGGGAGCCGCCCATGGCCTCATCTTCCTGCCTGTACTGCTCAGTTATGCAG GTCCGTCTGTAAATAAAGCTAAAGTAGCAGCCGCCCATGAACGGTTCGTCGGCACGGAGAGAGAGCGCTTGCTCAAGTTCTAA